The following proteins are encoded in a genomic region of Ptychodera flava strain L36383 chromosome 23 unlocalized genomic scaffold, AS_Pfla_20210202 Scaffold_24__1_contigs__length_23054250_pilon, whole genome shotgun sequence:
- the LOC139125041 gene encoding uncharacterized protein, which produces MGEIQKNTDAMGRYLKWAALVFAFCLLACAIFTLVWLYGVKIQTLVDCVSHLKDRTKKTEKRNGFKHDASYIKDCVVHVAKRDVRGTDTGGLVSEAIRNAIGAVYIRWGKKTCPSTAELVYEGVIGGSLRRSGGSGANYQCLPLNPIYDTYVPGNQSRARMYGAKYKTNHFSPLAHVDETNPVCSVCRVKSRSTVLIVPGRNQCPADQWTREYYGYLMSSHHSHKRTEYVCVDRHPESRPNSGRNRDGALLYAVESRCDKGTLPCGPYLEGRELTCAVCTM; this is translated from the exons ATGGGCGAGATACAGAAGAACACAGATGCCATGGGAAGATACCTGAAATGGGCTGCACTTGTATTTGCTTTCTGCCTGTTGGCTTGCGCTATCTTTACACTTGTCTGGCTGTACGGGGTGAAAATCCAAACATTGGTGGATTGTGTTAGTCATTTGAAGGATAGGACGAAGAAAACG GAGAAACGCAATGGGTTTAAACATGATGCAAGTTACATCAAAGACTGCGTTGTCCACGTGGCGAAGCGTGATGTCCGCGGCACAGATACCGGAG GCCTGGTTTCTGAGGCAATTCGAAATGCTATCGGTGCAGTCTACATCCGATGGGGTAAAAAAACGTGTCCATCAACTGCAGAGTTGGTTTATGAAG GTGTTATAGGTGGCAGTCTTCGCAGAAGTGGTGGAAGTGGTGCGAACTATCAGTGTCTGCCTTTGAATCCTATATACGACACGTACGTCCCCGGGAACCAGAGTCGAGCTCGCATGTACGGCGCTAAATACAAGACGAATCACTTCTCGCCACTGGCACATGTAGATGAGACGAATCCAGTGTGCTCTGTATGCCGTGTGAAGTCCCGCAGCACTGTGCTGATAGTCCCGGGTCGCAACCAATGCCCAGCCGACCAATGGACACGCGAGTACTACGGTTACCTCATGTCTTCACACCACAGCCACAAACGTACGGAGTACGTGTGCGTGGATCGCCACCCAGAGTCAAGGCCCAACAGTGGAAGAAACAGAGATGGCGCTTTGCTGTATGCCGTTGAATCAAGATGTGATAAGGGTACTTTACCCTGTGGTCCTTACTTGGAGGGGCGCGAGTTGACTTGCGCTGTGTGCACAATGTAA
- the LOC139124683 gene encoding uncharacterized protein, with amino-acid sequence MEVHAGNSSYEKQSAIRLRINSAKLDVRGTDTRRLVSEAIRNAIGAVYIRWGKKTCPSTAELVYEGVIGGSLRSSGGSGANYQCLPLNPIYDTYVPGNQSRARMYGAKYQTNHFSPLAHVDETNPVCSVCRVKSRSTVLMVPGRNQCPADEWTLEYYGYLMSSHHSHKRTEYVCVDRHPESRPSSGRNRGGALLYAVESRCDKGTLPCGPYLDGRELTCAVCTM; translated from the exons ATGGAAGTTCACGCCGGGAACTCAAGTTACGAGAAACAGTCTGCAATCA GACTGCGTATCAACTCAGCGAAGCTTGATGTCCGCGGCACAGATACCAGAC GCCTGGTTTCTGAGGCAATTCGAAATGCTATCGGTGCAGTCTACATCCGATGGGGTAAAAAAACGTGTCCATCAACTGCAGAGTTGGTTTATGAAG GTGTTATAGGTGGCAGTCTTCGCAGCAGCGGTGGAAGTGGTGCGAACTATCAGTGCCTGCCTTTGAATCCTATATACGACACGTACGTCCCCGGGAACCAGAGTCGAGCTCGCATGTACGGCGCTAAATACCAGACGAATCACTTCTCGCCACTGGCACATGTAGATGAGACGAATCCAGTGTGCTCTGTATGCCGTGTGAAGTCCCGCAGCACTGTGCTGATGGTCCCGGGTCGCAACCAATGCCCAGCCGACGAATGGACACTCGAGTACTACGGTTACCTCATGTCTTCACACCACAGCCACAAACGTACGGAGTACGTGTGCGTGGATCGGCACCCAGAGTCAAGGCCCAGCAGTGGAAGAAACAGAGGTGGCGCTTTGCTGTATGCCGTTGAATCAAGATGTGATAAGGGTACTTTACCCTGTGGTCCTTACTTGGATGGGCGCGAGTTGACTTGCGCTGTGTGCACAATGTAA